The Gemmata palustris genome includes a region encoding these proteins:
- a CDS encoding J domain-containing protein, with protein MDAPPLPDDPRDWPTDPFALLGVPRSVSETDLKRAYTRLIRKYKPEHAPEEFRRIREAYEAAIEMSRWYRDAPPVRDTFRDFPLDPVSPPPAPLEPPASVPHEAPVDSPKRAPHETHIDPPVYPAHRDPVEAAWGDAVAGAWADAYAALLALADAHPDRADLPLRLYWLLALRPTLDDNRTRHDWLAAALTRARLRGPAVELYRRELAADPGAALGGPYGQLLEVPGASGTNVLTIATARLAASRDASWAAVHSDLTTLARRAPNLDESAWLSYLVDLCARAMSDRSLLARGRELLADLKHLELSHSWAFDQLDERQLIFTDLRAARIPEPIRLVLAATRIGPEAERKALTDAIAWAAGDPARALRACDIEVGANYERTLLTAFERLLNARSGHRDAYPPALVRGLVRTHLSRTPVLEYYRTREPLLRFLLAERIDPEELTTACLVDPHPATRALVRHVQADDTLRLVYRTVVALG; from the coding sequence ATGGACGCCCCGCCCCTACCCGACGACCCGCGCGACTGGCCGACCGACCCGTTCGCCCTGCTGGGCGTCCCGCGGTCGGTGAGTGAGACCGATCTAAAACGCGCGTACACGCGACTCATTCGGAAGTACAAACCGGAGCACGCGCCGGAAGAATTTCGGCGCATCCGGGAGGCCTACGAAGCGGCCATCGAAATGAGCCGCTGGTACCGCGACGCGCCCCCGGTGCGCGACACGTTTCGCGACTTCCCGCTCGATCCCGTCAGCCCGCCTCCCGCGCCGCTCGAGCCGCCCGCGAGCGTGCCGCACGAGGCGCCCGTCGATTCGCCCAAGCGCGCCCCGCACGAAACGCACATCGACCCGCCGGTGTACCCGGCGCACCGCGACCCGGTGGAAGCGGCGTGGGGCGACGCGGTGGCCGGGGCATGGGCCGATGCCTACGCCGCACTGCTAGCACTCGCGGACGCGCACCCGGATCGGGCCGACCTCCCGTTACGACTGTACTGGCTGCTCGCGCTCCGCCCGACACTGGACGACAACCGCACGCGACACGACTGGCTCGCGGCCGCATTGACCCGCGCCCGGTTGCGCGGGCCGGCGGTCGAGCTGTACCGGCGCGAACTCGCCGCCGACCCGGGTGCCGCGCTCGGCGGCCCGTATGGGCAGTTACTCGAAGTTCCCGGCGCGAGTGGTACGAACGTGCTCACGATCGCCACCGCGCGGCTCGCGGCGTCCCGGGACGCGAGTTGGGCCGCCGTTCACAGCGACCTGACGACTCTCGCGCGTCGCGCGCCCAATCTCGACGAGAGCGCGTGGTTGTCTTACCTGGTGGATTTATGCGCCCGTGCGATGAGTGACCGGAGCTTGCTGGCGCGGGGGCGCGAATTGTTGGCGGACTTGAAGCACCTGGAATTGAGCCACAGTTGGGCGTTCGATCAGCTCGACGAGCGCCAGTTGATTTTCACCGACCTGCGAGCGGCCCGCATCCCGGAGCCGATTCGCTTGGTGTTGGCCGCGACCCGGATCGGTCCCGAAGCCGAGCGGAAGGCACTGACGGACGCGATCGCGTGGGCGGCTGGCGACCCGGCTCGGGCACTACGGGCGTGCGACATCGAAGTGGGCGCGAACTACGAGCGAACGTTGCTCACGGCCTTCGAGCGGCTCCTGAACGCGCGCAGCGGGCACCGGGACGCCTACCCGCCAGCGCTCGTGCGCGGGTTGGTTCGCACGCATTTGTCGCGAACACCGGTGCTTGAGTACTATCGCACCCGCGAACCGCTCCTGCGGTTCCTGTTGGCCGAGCGAATCGACCCGGAAGAGTTGACGACGGCGTGCCTGGTCGATCCGCACCCCGCGACCCGTGCCCTCGTCCGACACGTTCAGGCCGACGACACGCTGCGGTTGGTGTACAGAACCGTTGTTGCCCTCGGCTGA
- a CDS encoding Hsp70 family protein, whose protein sequence is MDPVIGIDLGTTNSAAAFLGSDGPQIIPNAIGGRLTPSVVGVDESNRVLVGAAAKELQVLHPERCANLFKRYMGTDHKLTAAGREFTPEELSGLVLRALKADAEAFFGHPVSRAVITVPAYFNDRQRKATIAAGKIAGWTVERILNEPTAAAIAYGFHDAGADKKLLVFDLGGGTFDVSVVELFEGTLEVKASSGESALGGEDFTRAFASRLLGTVGVSYEQAEARTPNRVSRLVQQCERAKCVLSREETVTVRIPDTKGEFPADAPEVVVTREQLESWVSPTLARAELPIRRVLGDAKFTRDQIDEVILVGGATRMPLVVKRVTELLGKEPRHRLNPDEVVALGAAVQAALVGRAAAVEELVVTDVAPFTLGVAISKHLGGDLRDGYFDPVIDRNTTIPVSRVKRYSTTHPNQTILLVRVYQGESRRVDDNLALGEFEVRGIPLGPANQPVDIRFTYDLNGVLEVEATIVATKQKVSHVIARHAQGMSDAQVRAAVAAMEKLKAHPRDEEANRFVLLRAERVFKELPAEQRDVLGGLLDGFEAAMEKQDAAVIASHREELERFLTLYDPHGDDPNGGER, encoded by the coding sequence ATGGACCCGGTCATCGGCATCGACCTCGGTACGACGAACTCGGCCGCCGCGTTTCTCGGTTCGGACGGTCCGCAAATCATCCCGAACGCGATCGGCGGCCGGCTCACGCCCTCGGTCGTCGGAGTGGACGAATCCAACAGGGTACTCGTCGGTGCGGCGGCGAAGGAGCTGCAAGTTCTCCACCCGGAGCGGTGCGCTAACCTGTTCAAGCGGTACATGGGCACCGACCACAAGCTCACCGCGGCGGGGCGCGAATTTACACCGGAGGAACTCTCCGGGCTCGTGCTCCGCGCGCTAAAAGCCGATGCGGAAGCGTTCTTCGGTCACCCCGTCTCCCGCGCGGTCATTACGGTCCCCGCGTACTTCAACGACCGCCAGCGGAAGGCGACCATCGCGGCCGGCAAGATCGCGGGCTGGACGGTCGAGCGCATCCTGAACGAGCCGACCGCGGCGGCCATCGCCTACGGGTTCCACGACGCGGGCGCGGACAAGAAGCTCCTCGTGTTCGACCTCGGCGGCGGCACGTTCGACGTGTCCGTGGTGGAACTGTTCGAGGGCACACTCGAAGTGAAAGCGTCGAGCGGCGAGAGCGCGCTGGGCGGCGAGGACTTCACCCGCGCGTTCGCCTCGCGGCTCCTCGGCACCGTCGGCGTGTCCTACGAGCAGGCGGAAGCCCGCACGCCCAATCGCGTGTCGCGGCTCGTTCAACAGTGCGAGCGCGCCAAGTGCGTCCTGAGCCGCGAAGAAACGGTGACTGTCCGCATTCCCGATACGAAGGGCGAGTTCCCGGCGGACGCGCCCGAAGTGGTCGTCACCCGCGAGCAACTGGAATCGTGGGTGTCCCCCACCCTGGCGCGCGCCGAATTGCCGATCCGCCGCGTGCTCGGCGACGCGAAGTTCACCCGCGACCAGATCGACGAGGTGATTCTCGTGGGCGGCGCGACCCGGATGCCGCTCGTCGTCAAGCGCGTGACCGAACTACTCGGCAAAGAGCCGCGGCACCGGCTGAACCCGGACGAGGTCGTTGCGCTGGGCGCCGCGGTGCAGGCGGCGCTCGTCGGCCGCGCCGCCGCGGTCGAAGAACTGGTCGTCACCGACGTGGCCCCGTTCACGCTCGGGGTCGCGATCTCCAAGCACCTCGGTGGCGACCTGCGCGACGGGTACTTCGACCCCGTGATCGACCGCAACACGACCATCCCGGTCAGCCGGGTGAAGCGCTACTCCACCACGCACCCGAACCAGACGATACTCCTCGTTCGCGTGTACCAGGGCGAGTCGCGCCGGGTTGACGATAACCTGGCCCTCGGCGAGTTCGAGGTCCGCGGCATCCCGCTCGGACCGGCGAACCAGCCCGTGGATATCCGCTTCACCTACGACCTCAACGGCGTGCTCGAAGTCGAAGCAACGATCGTGGCCACGAAGCAGAAGGTGTCGCACGTGATCGCGCGCCACGCGCAGGGCATGAGTGACGCGCAGGTTCGTGCAGCGGTCGCGGCGATGGAGAAGCTCAAGGCGCACCCCCGCGACGAGGAAGCCAATCGGTTCGTCCTGCTCCGGGCCGAGCGCGTGTTCAAAGAACTCCCGGCCGAACAGCGCGACGTGCTCGGCGGGCTACTCGACGGGTTCGAGGCCGCGATGGAGAAACAGGACGCGGCCGTGATCGCCTCGCACCGCGAAGAGCTGGAGCGATTCCTGACCCTCTACGACCCGCACGGCGACGACCCGAACGGGGGTGAACGATGA
- a CDS encoding TIGR03067 domain-containing protein: MRGRLKRSEGRAPFFEKPALVRASAPDTPARCLTPCGDVMLKYLFVVALCAVPLALTGCKSKQQTEAEQAALKAEQDKLQGKWKLASRSGDDDEDAPEPNSYYVIEGDVMRFVYINKDGKEEVFLRQKMAVTLDKEPKQLDLTYVDDAGKPITSTDKIRSRGKTKTKTTALKNAAIYQLDGDKLRICISYDDKKRPTDFTAPKGSARYVLNLEKMK, translated from the coding sequence GTGCGCGGTCGGCTGAAGCGATCAGAAGGGCGTGCCCCGTTCTTCGAGAAGCCCGCGCTGGTGCGGGCTTCAGCGCCGGACACTCCGGCCCGGTGCCTAACTCCTTGTGGTGATGTGATGTTGAAGTATTTGTTCGTTGTTGCGCTGTGCGCAGTGCCCCTAGCTCTCACCGGGTGCAAGTCCAAGCAGCAGACCGAGGCGGAACAAGCCGCGCTCAAGGCCGAACAGGACAAGCTCCAGGGCAAATGGAAGCTCGCGTCCCGGAGTGGCGACGACGATGAGGACGCCCCCGAACCGAACAGCTACTACGTGATCGAGGGCGACGTCATGCGTTTCGTGTACATCAACAAGGACGGGAAGGAAGAAGTGTTCCTCCGCCAGAAGATGGCCGTCACGTTGGACAAAGAGCCGAAACAGTTGGACCTGACCTACGTGGACGACGCCGGCAAGCCGATCACCTCGACCGACAAGATCCGGTCCCGTGGTAAGACGAAAACCAAGACGACCGCCCTCAAGAATGCCGCGATCTACCAGCTCGATGGCGATAAACTCAGAATCTGCATCAGCTATGACGACAAGAAGCGGCCGACCGACTTCACCGCCCCCAAAGGCTCGGCCCGGTACGTGCTGAACCTCGAAAAGATGAAGTAA
- a CDS encoding serine hydrolase domain-containing protein: MFRVASTFLALFALPLVTRAADIDKDQLAKIDTAVESAISRGECPGAVVVVVHADTVAYRKAFGKRAVKPDEVAMTTDTVFDMASLTKPVATGTSVMLLIQQGKLKPEDLVSKHWPEFAANGKEKVTVEHLLLHTSGLTADNDLKDFANGRAKALEHIAGLKLEAPAGTRFKYSDVGFIVLGELVERIGGTPLDQFAKKHVFDPLKMTDTTFTPAEALKKRVAPTGLRDGKIILGEVHDPRAFKMNGVAGHAGLFSTVDDMVRYCRMLLRDGELDGTRVLDAKTVKLFTEPHALGVPVTKGGETKGSRSFGWDVDTAYSAPRGNLFKKGEGYGHTGFTGTSAWVDPGTKTAVIVLANRVHPDDKGNATPLRREVGTIVAAALGKK, encoded by the coding sequence ATGTTTCGTGTCGCTTCTACGTTTCTTGCACTATTCGCGTTGCCCCTCGTTACGCGCGCCGCGGACATCGACAAAGATCAGCTCGCGAAGATCGACACCGCGGTCGAATCCGCGATCAGTCGCGGCGAGTGCCCCGGTGCCGTGGTGGTCGTAGTTCACGCGGATACGGTCGCGTACCGCAAAGCGTTCGGTAAGCGCGCGGTGAAGCCCGATGAGGTCGCGATGACGACCGATACCGTTTTCGACATGGCCTCCCTTACCAAGCCCGTGGCGACGGGCACTTCGGTCATGCTGCTGATTCAACAAGGAAAACTGAAGCCCGAAGACCTCGTGAGCAAGCACTGGCCGGAGTTCGCGGCCAACGGCAAGGAGAAGGTCACCGTTGAGCACCTGCTGCTGCACACCTCGGGGTTGACCGCGGACAACGACCTCAAGGACTTCGCGAATGGCCGCGCCAAGGCGCTCGAACACATCGCGGGGCTGAAGCTCGAAGCGCCCGCCGGGACGCGGTTCAAGTACAGCGACGTGGGGTTCATCGTGCTCGGCGAACTGGTCGAGAGGATCGGTGGAACGCCGTTGGATCAGTTCGCGAAGAAGCACGTGTTCGATCCGCTGAAGATGACCGACACGACTTTCACCCCCGCCGAGGCACTCAAAAAGCGCGTCGCACCCACCGGCCTTCGCGACGGCAAAATCATTCTCGGCGAGGTCCACGACCCCCGCGCGTTCAAAATGAACGGGGTGGCCGGGCACGCGGGGCTGTTCTCCACGGTCGACGACATGGTCCGCTATTGTCGCATGCTGCTCCGGGACGGGGAGCTCGATGGCACCCGCGTTCTCGACGCGAAGACCGTGAAGTTGTTCACCGAACCGCACGCGCTGGGCGTACCTGTGACGAAGGGCGGCGAAACGAAGGGCTCGCGCTCGTTCGGGTGGGACGTCGACACGGCGTACTCGGCCCCGCGCGGCAACCTGTTCAAAAAGGGCGAGGGGTACGGCCACACCGGGTTCACCGGAACGAGCGCGTGGGTCGATCCGGGCACGAAAACGGCTGTCATCGTTCTGGCGAACCGCGTTCACCCGGACGATAAGGGCAACGCCACTCCCCTGCGCCGCGAAGTCGGAACGATCGTCGCCGCGGCCCTCGGGAAGAAGTGA
- a CDS encoding tetratricopeptide repeat protein yields MLRQFLRAALGAALILPIAACSGSVESSTPSQAVSEPPLDPAQVAKENEYREQVEAGQKALDAKNTDAAIAHFEKAVAAKEKGFEAQLALGRAYAAKKNDEKAIKTYGVAQAANPRASETYLERAVLLERAGRLEAARTEYTQLIGQELEPGLTAKAYWLRSDLADRLGKRTDYRFDREQAMKLEPDFAAKVKGGDVLVVNNSGSSFALKVEQYEAPDGAECVLPKGYQFQVSGNTSVYLTYQGKPVTARSIRFTIMANEKSRQYTMTYAKGMSLEVPINEADVPR; encoded by the coding sequence ATGCTCCGGCAGTTTCTGCGCGCGGCTCTCGGAGCCGCGCTGATCCTTCCCATCGCCGCGTGTTCGGGGTCCGTCGAGAGCTCCACGCCGTCGCAGGCCGTTTCGGAGCCGCCACTGGACCCGGCCCAGGTCGCGAAGGAAAACGAGTACCGCGAACAGGTGGAAGCGGGACAGAAGGCGCTCGACGCCAAAAACACCGACGCCGCAATCGCGCACTTCGAGAAGGCCGTAGCCGCGAAAGAAAAGGGGTTCGAGGCGCAACTGGCTCTCGGCCGGGCGTATGCGGCCAAGAAGAACGACGAGAAGGCGATCAAGACTTACGGTGTGGCCCAGGCCGCGAACCCGCGGGCGAGCGAAACTTACCTCGAACGCGCCGTGCTCCTCGAACGCGCCGGGCGGCTCGAAGCCGCGCGGACCGAGTACACGCAACTGATCGGCCAGGAACTGGAACCCGGCTTGACCGCGAAAGCGTACTGGCTCCGCAGCGACCTGGCCGACCGACTCGGCAAACGCACGGACTACCGTTTCGACCGCGAACAGGCGATGAAACTCGAGCCCGACTTCGCCGCGAAGGTGAAGGGCGGGGACGTGCTGGTGGTCAACAACAGCGGGTCGTCGTTCGCGCTCAAGGTCGAGCAATACGAGGCGCCAGACGGGGCCGAATGCGTGCTCCCGAAGGGGTACCAGTTCCAGGTTTCCGGCAACACGTCGGTGTACCTGACGTACCAGGGGAAGCCGGTCACCGCGCGCTCGATCCGGTTCACCATCATGGCGAACGAAAAGTCGCGGCAGTACACGATGACCTACGCGAAGGGCATGTCGCTCGAAGTCCCCATCAACGAAGCCGACGTCCCGCGCTAA
- a CDS encoding DUF4339 domain-containing protein, translating into MESVWYYVVNGDRVGPVTFAELKAVAGAGKLGPADLVWQEGAPDWVAARTVAGLLSAALEPVPSPPEENTYALVPLAPRPSASATTRAIVPVAEVLSLDDDSPPSPRKRSAGPGGGDRVTELVALAQVFVRRAIEPDPSAIAPTTEEGAKLTAAGVMDATARKLAVWRRSVLFVAAVPCTFAALFGLINALAMSKEDREVLSAFGILLQYVLALALFALPVAAVLGALTYDRLALSTKWVLGGGLVSFAVPLVIAFTPTEWLLDLKIDKSESVGAAEVQRTIFGIVMGVTFYIALMPAVLSLLPAVARACVRTKLFLPESLVPGWGLVTSVPLCVLLTLATFVVLYHVASNVLLVMGLVLWIGAPLVYFTKFDLFTRPLTSAAERTAIARTSFIVFALIATGAGLMLIYLFTANFMGRAVLGFSKDAIARPWTLDLHKIWIDYIGRSLFLTVFFSDLLLRIALSVWREERAFAASPEAAGFDRTMTGLGSAVLPR; encoded by the coding sequence ATGGAATCCGTCTGGTATTACGTCGTCAACGGGGACCGGGTCGGCCCGGTGACCTTCGCGGAGCTGAAGGCCGTAGCGGGAGCCGGGAAACTGGGGCCGGCCGACCTGGTGTGGCAGGAGGGCGCCCCGGACTGGGTTGCCGCGCGGACCGTCGCCGGGCTGTTATCCGCGGCGCTGGAACCCGTTCCGAGCCCGCCCGAAGAGAACACTTACGCGCTCGTCCCGCTGGCCCCGCGGCCGAGCGCTTCCGCGACGACGCGGGCCATCGTCCCCGTCGCGGAAGTGCTTTCGCTCGATGACGACTCGCCCCCATCCCCGCGGAAGCGCTCGGCCGGGCCGGGTGGGGGCGATCGGGTCACCGAACTGGTCGCGCTGGCGCAGGTCTTCGTCCGGCGCGCGATCGAGCCGGACCCGTCCGCGATCGCCCCGACGACAGAAGAGGGCGCGAAGCTGACCGCGGCCGGGGTCATGGACGCGACCGCGCGCAAGTTGGCCGTGTGGCGCCGATCGGTGCTGTTCGTCGCGGCCGTACCGTGTACGTTCGCCGCACTGTTCGGCCTCATCAACGCGCTCGCCATGAGCAAAGAGGACCGCGAGGTCCTGAGCGCGTTCGGGATTCTGTTGCAGTACGTTCTGGCGCTGGCGCTGTTCGCGCTGCCGGTCGCCGCGGTACTCGGCGCGCTCACCTACGACCGCCTCGCGCTCTCCACGAAGTGGGTTCTGGGCGGCGGGCTGGTATCGTTCGCGGTGCCGCTGGTAATCGCATTCACCCCCACCGAGTGGCTCCTCGACTTGAAGATCGACAAGAGCGAGAGCGTGGGCGCGGCGGAAGTCCAGCGCACGATCTTCGGCATCGTCATGGGTGTCACGTTCTACATCGCGCTCATGCCCGCGGTCCTGTCGCTGCTGCCCGCGGTGGCCCGTGCGTGCGTGCGGACGAAGCTGTTCCTGCCCGAGTCACTGGTCCCCGGCTGGGGGCTGGTCACGAGCGTGCCGTTGTGCGTGCTGCTCACGCTGGCGACGTTCGTGGTGCTCTACCACGTCGCGAGTAACGTGCTGCTCGTTATGGGGCTGGTGTTGTGGATCGGCGCGCCGCTGGTGTACTTCACCAAGTTCGACCTGTTCACGCGGCCGCTCACGTCGGCGGCGGAGCGAACCGCGATCGCCCGCACGTCCTTCATCGTCTTCGCCCTCATCGCGACGGGCGCGGGGCTGATGCTCATTTACCTGTTCACGGCCAACTTCATGGGTCGAGCGGTCCTCGGCTTCAGCAAGGACGCGATCGCCCGCCCCTGGACGCTCGACCTGCACAAGATCTGGATCGACTACATCGGGCGCTCGCTGTTCCTCACGGTATTCTTCTCCGACCTCCTGTTGCGGATCGCCCTATCGGTATGGCGCGAGGAACGGGCGTTTGCCGCGTCCCCGGAGGCGGCCGGGTTCGACCGCACCATGACCGGCCTCGGCTCGGCCGTTCTGCCGCGCTGA
- a CDS encoding trypsin-like peptidase domain-containing protein: MRSVTITSLLRFTRHRLLVPAALLAGAAGLAALTPVFSDPPPTVHAGERSITPGKRRDQVVDVYERLKPAVVNIHSERTVAAPGDDPFRPAGQPQRVNGMGTGIVLDGRGYILTNFHVVDDVSTLRVRLHDGGSYTARIISTDKEADLALIKIDVPKALPVIGLGTSSDLMVGESVIAIGNAFGYEHSVTDGRVSFKGRDVSLNKDMGYKGLIQTSAPINPGNSGGPLLNVLGEVVGVNVAIRAGAQNIGFALPVDAVIPRAADLIGVRRKLGIRHGLLLRDQVAREETESVSKRTVSVEQVEANSPAATAGFKVGDVLDRVDDVTVVTSIDFERGLIDRAAGAKIPVKVVRAGAATDLDITLQAGPRVPVIANDAVWKKLGVKVAPVGADAVAKANPQLRGGLQITDVAVGSVAATAGMQKGDVLVGLHLWETLNLDNVTFVLNHKDLPTFLPLKYFVAREGKLKDGLITNVP; this comes from the coding sequence ATGCGTTCGGTGACAATCACCTCGTTATTACGGTTCACGCGCCACCGGCTCTTGGTGCCGGCCGCACTCCTGGCCGGGGCCGCGGGACTGGCCGCGCTCACGCCCGTGTTCTCCGACCCGCCCCCGACGGTTCACGCCGGCGAGCGCAGTATCACGCCCGGTAAGCGGCGCGATCAGGTCGTTGATGTGTACGAGCGGCTCAAGCCGGCCGTTGTGAACATTCACAGCGAGCGCACGGTCGCGGCCCCGGGCGACGACCCGTTCCGCCCCGCCGGGCAGCCCCAGCGCGTCAACGGCATGGGCACGGGCATCGTGCTCGACGGGCGCGGGTACATCCTTACCAACTTCCACGTCGTCGACGACGTGAGCACCCTCCGCGTTCGGCTGCACGACGGGGGCAGTTACACCGCCCGCATCATCTCGACCGACAAGGAAGCGGACCTCGCGCTCATCAAGATCGACGTGCCGAAGGCGCTCCCGGTCATCGGCCTCGGCACGTCGTCCGACCTGATGGTGGGCGAATCGGTCATCGCGATCGGCAACGCCTTCGGCTACGAGCACTCGGTGACCGACGGGCGCGTGTCGTTCAAGGGCCGTGACGTGTCGCTGAACAAGGACATGGGCTACAAGGGGCTGATCCAGACGAGTGCGCCGATCAACCCGGGTAACTCCGGCGGGCCGCTCCTGAACGTGCTCGGTGAAGTGGTCGGGGTGAACGTCGCGATCCGCGCCGGGGCACAGAACATCGGGTTCGCGCTGCCGGTCGATGCGGTCATCCCCCGCGCCGCGGACCTGATCGGGGTCCGACGCAAGCTCGGAATTCGTCACGGGCTGCTGCTCCGCGACCAGGTCGCACGCGAAGAAACCGAGAGTGTCTCGAAGCGCACCGTGAGCGTGGAGCAGGTGGAGGCGAACTCGCCCGCCGCTACCGCGGGCTTCAAGGTGGGCGACGTGCTCGACCGGGTGGACGACGTGACCGTCGTGACGTCCATCGACTTCGAGCGCGGGCTGATCGATCGGGCGGCCGGGGCCAAGATCCCGGTGAAGGTGGTCCGCGCGGGCGCCGCGACCGACCTGGACATCACGCTCCAGGCCGGGCCAAGGGTACCGGTGATCGCGAACGACGCGGTGTGGAAGAAATTGGGCGTGAAGGTGGCCCCGGTCGGGGCGGACGCGGTCGCCAAGGCGAACCCGCAGCTCCGCGGCGGGTTGCAAATTACGGACGTCGCGGTCGGGAGCGTCGCGGCCACGGCCGGCATGCAAAAAGGTGACGTACTGGTCGGCCTCCACTTGTGGGAAACGCTCAACCTCGACAACGTCACCTTCGTTCTGAACCACAAAGACTTGCCCACGTTCCTGCCGCTGAAATACTTCGTCGCCCGCGAGGGCAAACTAAAGGACGGCTTAATCACGAACGTCCCGTAA
- a CDS encoding NADH-quinone oxidoreductase subunit D — translation MPPEDPTVIEFDVRTDEMLVNMGPQHPSTHGVLRLVLRTDGEVISEVTPHLGYLHRCAEKIGENVTPIQFIPYTDRMDYLAGMNMNLGYSLAVEKLCGLKIPEKAQVIRVLICELNRIASHLVGMGAYGLDLGTFSPFLYAFREREHILDLFEDVCGARLTYSYLTIGGAHDDLPAGFTTRVKTFLEYFKPRIPEYHALLTDNHIFVKRTAGIGVLSKEMALDYGCTGPMLRASLDRTKGDPDWDLRKTEPYSGYEQYQFDVPLPPYDRAPAGAVIGDCWHRFYVRMLEVLEAIKIVEQAIVKYDALHAEGERVKAEFATRKPTLSADDAKKDDAKLADLLKTKYAHRVEPPRQLNPGECYVETECPRGQMGFHVVGRPAKENVPLRVRARSSCFANLSVTGELCRGCLIADVPAIVGSIDVVMGEIDR, via the coding sequence ATGCCCCCCGAAGATCCCACCGTTATCGAGTTCGACGTCCGCACCGACGAAATGCTCGTCAACATGGGGCCGCAGCACCCGAGCACGCACGGGGTGCTCCGGCTCGTGTTGCGCACCGACGGCGAGGTCATTTCAGAGGTGACCCCGCACCTCGGCTACCTGCACCGGTGCGCGGAGAAGATCGGCGAGAACGTGACGCCGATCCAGTTCATCCCGTACACGGACCGGATGGATTATCTCGCCGGGATGAACATGAATCTCGGGTACTCGCTCGCCGTCGAGAAACTGTGCGGGTTGAAGATCCCCGAAAAGGCGCAAGTCATTCGCGTGCTGATTTGTGAATTGAACCGGATCGCGTCGCACCTCGTGGGGATGGGCGCCTACGGCCTCGATCTCGGCACGTTCTCGCCGTTCCTCTACGCCTTCCGCGAGCGCGAGCACATCCTCGACCTTTTTGAAGACGTGTGCGGCGCCCGGCTCACTTACAGCTACCTCACCATCGGTGGCGCGCACGACGACCTCCCCGCGGGGTTCACCACGCGGGTGAAAACGTTTCTCGAATACTTCAAACCGCGCATCCCCGAGTACCACGCGCTCCTCACGGACAATCACATTTTCGTGAAGCGCACGGCGGGCATCGGCGTGCTCTCGAAAGAGATGGCCCTCGACTACGGCTGCACCGGCCCGATGCTGCGGGCGTCGCTCGACCGCACGAAGGGCGACCCGGACTGGGATCTCCGCAAGACGGAGCCGTATTCGGGTTACGAGCAGTACCAGTTCGATGTGCCGCTCCCGCCCTACGATCGCGCGCCGGCCGGCGCGGTGATCGGCGACTGCTGGCACCGGTTCTACGTGCGAATGCTCGAAGTGCTGGAGGCTATCAAGATCGTGGAACAAGCAATCGTGAAGTACGACGCGCTCCACGCCGAGGGCGAGCGGGTGAAAGCCGAGTTCGCGACGCGCAAGCCCACGCTCTCGGCCGACGACGCCAAGAAGGACGATGCGAAGTTAGCCGACCTGCTCAAGACGAAATACGCACACCGCGTCGAGCCGCCGCGTCAACTCAACCCGGGCGAGTGTTACGTGGAGACGGAGTGCCCGCGCGGGCAGATGGGCTTCCACGTCGTCGGGCGCCCGGCCAAGGAGAACGTGCCGCTCCGCGTGCGGGCGCGGTCGAGTTGCTTCGCGAACCTGAGTGTCACGGGCGAACTGTGCCGCGGGTGCCTCATCGCCGACGTGCCGGCGATCGTGGGGAGCATTGATGTGGTGATGGGCGAAATCGATCGGTAA